In Rhodospirillum rubrum ATCC 11170, a genomic segment contains:
- a CDS encoding ABC transporter ATP-binding protein has product MIRLIGLLVRTGSWDRAFLGAILARLAETLVSLVPYGVLMIIIAAALGAPSGMPGLFASPLEGQGPLWLTGVLVAAYGGRWALVRLATDLGQRAGYTMTARLRLAVAEHLMTLPGAFFQGKDSGRLTHVFMSDVTQIEQFPGLILPRLVSLVGLSLAAVVAALWADWRLGLVLGATIALGIGGLAVGERFQEKATAARAEAMATLNSRTLEFLSGIHVIRSFGLGARRSLRLGEAIEGARKTSKALTARYVVAAILVPLIVAVGCAMVISLAILFLSLGWMDPFGFLFFVFVCLRLTDPIRDLVDFSSILQQMVGSAGRLLDLLATPVEAEGTSPAPSDRTVRFEEVGFAHGGEAPILDGLSFVLAPGTITALVGGTGAGKTTALRLLSRHWTPTKGRVTVGGVDLSSLSRHAFSNLVGIVSQTVVLFSLSARDNIRLVRPQATDAEVERAARAARCDGFIKAMPQGYDTLLVNAGATLSGGERQRLALARLFLRDCPILLFDEATSALDVENEHLVQEAMSELVRGRTVLVVAHRLWTIKGADQILVLDQGRIIERGDHDALIAAEGFYHQSWVALEQAPGWCGRDAKAPA; this is encoded by the coding sequence ATGATCCGCCTTATCGGCCTGCTGGTTCGGACCGGTTCCTGGGACCGGGCGTTTCTTGGTGCTATTCTGGCGCGTTTGGCGGAAACGCTGGTATCGCTCGTTCCCTATGGCGTGTTGATGATCATCATCGCCGCCGCCCTGGGCGCGCCAAGTGGGATGCCCGGGCTCTTCGCATCGCCCCTTGAAGGGCAGGGGCCTCTTTGGCTGACCGGCGTGCTGGTCGCGGCCTATGGAGGGCGTTGGGCGCTTGTCCGTCTGGCGACGGATCTGGGGCAGAGGGCGGGGTACACAATGACGGCGCGTCTGCGGCTTGCCGTCGCCGAGCACCTGATGACACTTCCCGGCGCCTTCTTCCAGGGCAAGGATTCTGGACGACTCACCCATGTGTTCATGAGCGATGTGACCCAGATCGAGCAGTTTCCCGGCCTTATTCTGCCCCGCTTGGTGTCCCTGGTGGGGCTTTCCCTCGCCGCGGTGGTCGCCGCCCTGTGGGCGGATTGGCGCCTTGGGCTGGTCCTAGGGGCAACCATCGCCCTGGGGATTGGTGGTCTGGCGGTGGGCGAGCGGTTTCAGGAAAAGGCGACGGCGGCGCGGGCCGAGGCGATGGCGACCCTGAATAGCCGGACGCTGGAATTTCTTTCGGGCATCCATGTCATTCGCAGCTTCGGTCTGGGCGCGCGCCGATCCCTTCGCCTTGGCGAGGCGATCGAGGGGGCGCGCAAGACAAGCAAGGCTTTGACCGCGCGCTATGTGGTGGCGGCGATCCTGGTGCCGCTCATCGTGGCGGTGGGATGCGCCATGGTGATTTCCCTGGCGATCCTCTTCTTGTCCCTGGGATGGATGGATCCTTTTGGATTCCTTTTCTTTGTTTTTGTTTGCTTGCGCTTGACGGATCCCATTCGCGATCTGGTCGACTTCTCTTCGATCCTTCAGCAAATGGTTGGTTCCGCCGGGCGATTGCTTGATCTGCTCGCGACCCCGGTGGAAGCCGAGGGGACCTCGCCCGCGCCTTCGGATAGGACGGTACGGTTCGAGGAGGTGGGCTTCGCCCATGGGGGCGAGGCGCCGATTCTGGATGGTTTAAGCTTCGTTTTGGCTCCGGGGACCATCACCGCCCTCGTCGGGGGAACCGGGGCCGGCAAGACCACGGCGCTGCGTCTGTTGAGCCGGCATTGGACCCCCACCAAAGGTCGGGTCACCGTGGGCGGCGTGGATCTGTCTTCGCTTTCAAGGCACGCTTTTTCCAACCTTGTCGGCATCGTCTCGCAGACGGTGGTTCTTTTCAGTCTGTCGGCGCGCGACAACATTCGTCTCGTGCGGCCGCAGGCAACCGACGCGGAGGTGGAGCGGGCGGCCCGCGCCGCCCGCTGCGACGGGTTCATCAAGGCCATGCCCCAGGGGTATGACACCCTTCTCGTCAATGCCGGAGCGACGCTTTCCGGCGGGGAGCGTCAAAGACTCGCTCTGGCGCGACTGTTCTTGCGCGATTGCCCCATTTTGCTTTTCGACGAGGCGACCTCGGCCCTGGACGTCGAAAACGAACACCTCGTCCAGGAGGCCATGAGCGAGTTGGTGCGCGGGCGGACGGTCCTGGTCGTCGCCCACCGGTTGTGGACGATCAAGGGGGCCGACCAGATCTTGGTGCTCGACCAAGGCCGAATTATCGAACGGGGCGACCATGACGCGTTGATCGCCGCAGAGGGCTTCTATCATCAATCCTGGGTCGCTCTGGAACAGGCCCCGGGGTGGTGTGGGCGAGATGCGAAGGCCCCCGCCTGA
- a CDS encoding sigma-70 family RNA polymerase sigma factor has protein sequence MSQPNDEALSLYLSHRGALVTYASGILGDRAQAEDVVQEAWLRFAGRAPGGEGVRQPLAYLYRVVRNTAVDCLRRLSAEERRNEAGEILSDPDRQAPSPEEIALGRDHLRLVAAALSELPERNRRAFELQRFEGLSFQQIAQHLEVSPATAHRLARDAMVHVMGRLQGAQG, from the coding sequence GTGTCTCAGCCCAACGACGAGGCTCTCTCTCTTTACCTGTCCCATCGCGGCGCGCTGGTCACCTATGCCAGCGGCATCCTTGGCGATCGCGCCCAGGCCGAAGACGTGGTGCAAGAGGCTTGGCTGCGGTTCGCCGGGCGGGCGCCGGGGGGCGAGGGGGTGCGCCAGCCTCTGGCCTATCTTTACCGCGTCGTCCGCAACACCGCTGTGGATTGCCTGCGTCGGCTGAGTGCCGAGGAGCGCCGCAACGAGGCCGGCGAGATCCTGTCCGACCCCGACCGTCAGGCCCCTTCACCCGAGGAGATCGCCTTGGGGCGCGACCATCTGCGCCTTGTCGCTGCGGCTTTGTCCGAACTGCCCGAGCGCAATCGCCGGGCTTTTGAGTTGCAGCGGTTCGAAGGCTTGTCGTTCCAGCAGATCGCCCAGCACCTGGAGGTTTCCCCGGCCACCGCCCACCGTTTGGCCCGCGACGCCATGGTCCACGTGATGGGGCGCCTGCAGGGCGCGCAAGGGTAA
- a CDS encoding FecR family protein, which produces MIPADHSLPASVLEQASDWVFRQQGALGEPPPRADFEAWLAADPRHGEAWRLACATWGATGALAPVFAAPPRPLCRPPRRKRPSKPLVALALAACLAAFVVLSPLRLLWQADHLTGSGESATVSLRDGSRVALAADSALSTRISEAGRAVTLLKGQAFFQVAPDRTRPFVVSGGGVSVTVTGTAFDVALDDGRVTVAVAEGGVRVDYQGRSERLVPGEKVSVDPAMGEIRRAAVDPADVAAWRQGRLVSDNQRLSAVIEALRRQYSGVIVLTDAALGETPVTGVYDLEDPERALRALVSPFGGTVRRLTPYLLVVSPP; this is translated from the coding sequence ATGATCCCCGCCGATCATTCGCTTCCCGCCAGCGTTCTTGAACAGGCCTCCGACTGGGTCTTTCGCCAGCAAGGAGCCCTGGGGGAGCCGCCCCCCCGCGCCGATTTCGAGGCTTGGCTGGCCGCTGATCCCCGCCATGGCGAGGCTTGGCGTTTGGCCTGCGCGACCTGGGGCGCCACCGGGGCCCTTGCTCCCGTCTTCGCCGCGCCGCCCCGGCCGCTGTGCCGACCGCCGCGCCGCAAGCGGCCGTCCAAACCCCTTGTCGCCCTGGCCCTGGCCGCCTGCTTGGCCGCCTTCGTCGTGCTGTCGCCGCTGCGTCTGCTTTGGCAAGCCGATCATCTGACCGGCAGCGGCGAAAGCGCGACGGTGTCGTTGCGCGATGGATCACGGGTCGCCCTTGCCGCCGACAGCGCGCTCAGCACCCGGATTTCCGAGGCCGGACGGGCGGTCACCTTGCTGAAGGGGCAGGCGTTTTTTCAGGTCGCCCCCGACCGGACCCGTCCCTTCGTGGTCAGCGGCGGCGGGGTGTCGGTCACCGTCACCGGAACCGCCTTCGATGTCGCCCTTGATGACGGTCGGGTGACGGTGGCGGTGGCCGAGGGCGGGGTGAGGGTTGATTACCAGGGGCGGAGCGAGCGCCTTGTTCCCGGCGAGAAGGTGAGCGTCGATCCGGCGATGGGCGAAATCCGCCGCGCCGCCGTTGATCCGGCCGATGTGGCGGCGTGGCGCCAGGGGCGGCTGGTCAGCGACAACCAGCGGCTTTCGGCGGTGATCGAGGCCCTTCGCCGCCAGTATTCCGGGGTGATCGTGCTGACCGATGCCGCCCTCGGCGAGACCCCGGTGACCGGTGTCTATGATCTCGAGGATCCCGAACGGGCCTTGCGCGCCTTGGTTAGCCCCTTTGGCGGAACGGTGCGGCGGTTGACCCCCTATTTGCTGGTGGTTTCCCCGCCTTAA
- a CDS encoding TonB-dependent siderophore receptor yields MGQTMQGIIRGVLMAGTALVALPVLGGPVQAADQPAGRQGAEVSEGVAFKIAAQSLDGAVVAFGRQSGWQVSVDPPILAGKSTPGVSGRMTPEAALAQLLSGTGVTWRRTDAKTVVLSKAEVDGVVTLDPLRVEGRAESAYGPVGGYVAKRSATATKTDTAILDTPQSITVVGAEEMETRNVQTLEDAIKYTPGVALSYGATGDTRSSWYQMRGFPVTTTFYRDGMKVSGQSWQKIDSYLLERVEILRGPASVLYGQNEPGGLVNAVSKRPQDTQQGEATIEYGSFDWKRAEGDITGPLDDEGHWLYRFSAALQDSDGLNGIDHDRNDRKVFAPSLTWTPRDETFVTLSAVYQEDDSRGWWPRQSYRSAAGTVDPSTYLGEPDYDSYHQEQNHLTLQAEHAVDESLKVNLSARYSKVNLTYHQTWPGAIEEGGTTIDRGNYAYKQDASVYTVDAHVQKKLSLFSTHHTLLGGIDYLNQDRDELFGMASDNGISLINPVYGTYNVAKADSFSKGDVRSAGLYAQDQIEIGEHWVFQLGGRQDLAGWAGASDYESTFTGRLGVAYKTDFGLVPYASYAESFEPQSGSGWGGARFEPTTGRQYEVGVKYEPPGTNIMATVAVFDLVKQNVLTTDPDPTHLCEGSRCSVQTGEVTSQGVEVGLTMGLAAGLNAVAAYTYNPIEVTKSTIAGEVGRQQAATPIHTASLWADYTVQNGPLAGLGLGGGLRFIGKTTSSADDLSTGPQIIDEAMVRYAVKDWKMSMNVKNILDRDIEYSCNNQAHGRVCYLNEPLTITARLTRSF; encoded by the coding sequence GTGGGGCAGACGATGCAGGGGATCATTCGCGGGGTGTTGATGGCCGGTACGGCCCTGGTTGCGCTTCCCGTCCTTGGCGGTCCGGTTCAGGCCGCCGACCAGCCGGCCGGGCGGCAGGGCGCCGAGGTTAGCGAGGGGGTGGCGTTCAAGATCGCCGCCCAGTCCTTGGACGGCGCGGTCGTGGCGTTTGGTCGGCAATCGGGGTGGCAGGTTTCGGTCGATCCGCCGATTCTGGCTGGAAAATCCACCCCGGGTGTCAGCGGTCGCATGACGCCCGAGGCGGCTTTGGCCCAACTCTTGAGCGGAACGGGCGTGACGTGGCGCAGGACCGACGCCAAAACGGTAGTGCTGTCCAAGGCCGAGGTCGATGGCGTGGTGACGCTGGACCCGCTGCGGGTGGAGGGCAGGGCGGAAAGCGCCTATGGCCCCGTTGGCGGCTATGTGGCCAAGCGCAGCGCCACCGCCACCAAGACCGACACCGCTATTTTGGACACGCCCCAGAGCATCACCGTGGTTGGCGCCGAGGAGATGGAGACGCGCAACGTCCAGACCCTGGAAGACGCCATCAAATATACGCCCGGCGTTGCTCTCAGCTATGGCGCGACCGGCGATACCCGCAGTTCCTGGTATCAGATGAGGGGCTTTCCCGTCACCACCACCTTTTACCGCGACGGCATGAAGGTCAGCGGTCAAAGCTGGCAGAAGATCGATTCCTATCTTCTGGAGCGGGTCGAGATCTTGCGCGGCCCCGCCTCGGTTCTCTATGGGCAGAACGAGCCCGGCGGCTTGGTCAACGCGGTGAGCAAACGCCCGCAAGACACCCAGCAGGGAGAGGCGACGATCGAATATGGCTCTTTTGATTGGAAACGGGCCGAAGGCGATATCACCGGCCCCTTGGACGACGAGGGGCACTGGCTCTACCGCTTCAGCGCCGCCCTGCAAGACAGTGACGGCCTGAACGGCATCGATCACGACCGCAACGACCGCAAGGTTTTCGCGCCCTCGCTGACCTGGACGCCGAGGGACGAAACCTTTGTCACCCTGTCGGCCGTTTATCAGGAAGACGACAGTCGCGGCTGGTGGCCCCGGCAGAGCTACCGCTCAGCGGCGGGAACGGTCGATCCGTCCACCTATCTGGGCGAGCCCGATTACGACAGCTATCATCAGGAACAAAATCATCTGACCTTGCAGGCGGAGCATGCGGTCGACGAGTCTTTGAAGGTCAATTTATCGGCGCGCTATTCAAAGGTTAATCTGACCTACCATCAGACGTGGCCGGGCGCCATTGAAGAGGGCGGAACCACCATCGATCGCGGCAATTATGCCTATAAGCAAGACGCCTCGGTTTATACGGTGGATGCCCATGTCCAGAAAAAGCTGTCGCTGTTTTCAACCCACCACACCCTTCTCGGCGGCATCGATTACCTCAACCAGGACAGGGACGAGCTGTTCGGAATGGCCAGCGATAACGGGATCAGCCTGATCAATCCCGTCTATGGCACCTACAATGTGGCCAAAGCCGATTCCTTCAGCAAGGGTGATGTCCGCTCGGCTGGCCTATATGCCCAAGACCAGATCGAGATTGGCGAGCACTGGGTATTCCAACTGGGCGGACGTCAGGATCTGGCCGGCTGGGCTGGCGCCAGCGACTATGAAAGCACCTTCACCGGCCGCTTGGGGGTGGCCTATAAAACGGATTTCGGGTTGGTTCCCTATGCCAGCTACGCCGAATCCTTCGAGCCGCAATCGGGCAGTGGCTGGGGGGGAGCGCGCTTCGAGCCGACCACCGGCCGCCAGTATGAGGTTGGCGTGAAATACGAGCCGCCGGGTACCAATATCATGGCGACGGTGGCGGTGTTCGATCTGGTCAAGCAGAACGTTCTGACCACCGACCCCGATCCGACCCACCTGTGCGAGGGCAGCCGCTGCAGCGTGCAGACCGGCGAGGTGACCTCGCAGGGCGTCGAGGTCGGGTTGACCATGGGCTTGGCCGCGGGGCTGAACGCCGTCGCCGCTTATACCTATAATCCGATCGAGGTTACGAAAAGCACCATCGCCGGCGAGGTCGGACGTCAGCAGGCCGCCACCCCGATCCATACCGCGTCGTTGTGGGCGGATTACACCGTTCAGAATGGCCCATTGGCCGGTCTGGGATTGGGCGGCGGCCTGCGCTTCATCGGCAAGACGACAAGTTCTGCCGACGATCTGTCAACCGGGCCGCAGATCATCGACGAGGCGATGGTCCGCTATGCTGTGAAGGATTGGAAGATGTCGATGAACGTGAAGAACATCCTCGATCGCGATATCGAATATTCGTGCAACAACCAAGCCCATGGCCGGGTCTGTTACCTGAACGAACCTTTGACGATCACCGCCCGCCTGACTCGCAGCTTCTAA
- a CDS encoding efflux RND transporter permease subunit translates to MSLSKFFIDRPIFAGVISTVILLAGLISMVLLPISEYPEVVPPSVIVKAQFPGANPKVIAQTVATPLEEQINGVEDMLYMSSQAASDGTMTLTISFKLGTDPDLATQLVQNRVNQALTRLPEVTRQLGVTTVKSSPDLTMVVHLTSPNERYDMLYLRNYALLNVKDQLAKIQGIGSVQLFGSGDYAMRIWLDPQKVAERGMTATEVIAAIRRQNVQVAAGVIGGPPYGTGVAVQVPVNAQGRLTDADEFREIIIKRDGGVVTRLKDVARIDLDAAQYGLRSLLDNKPAVAIPVFQAPGSNAIEISNQVRATMAELKKSFPEGLDYAIAYDPTVFVRGSIEAVVHTLLEAVALVVIVVILFLQTWRASIIPLLAVPISIIGTFAVMHLFGFSINALSLFGLVLAIGIVVDDAIVVVENVERNIENGLSPRDATLKAMREVTGPIIAIALVLCAVFVPIAFISGLTGQFYRQFALTIAFSTVISAFNSLTLSPALAVTLLRGEGAPKDALTRGMDRVLGPFFRGFNRVFHASSHGYGRGVGGILGRKSLAMLVYVGLLGATYLGFAQVPPGFVPSQDKQYLVGFAQLPEGATLDRTESVIRAMSDIALRDPGVESAIAFPGLSINGFINSPSAGVVFVTLKPFEQRESAELSGFAISQRLQQRYAGVSEAFIAIFPPPPVQGLGTIGGFKLQVEDRTDQGYEALDQTMKAVLAKAATTPELAGVFSSYKIGTPELYADLDRTKAAQLGVDVQEVFDTMQIYLGSLYVNDFNKFGRTYQVIAQADGAFRSKPDDILRLQTRNFDGRMVPLGAVVTLSDTSGPDSAMRYNAFRSADLNGGPAPGYSTGQAQGAMTKLLAETLPKGMDFEWTELTYQQILAGNTTMMVFPLCVLLVFLVLAAQYESLFLPLAIILIVPLCLLSAITGVWLTGGDNNMFTQIGLFVLIGLACKNAILIVEFARELEIDGQDTVPAAIEAARLRLRPILMTSIAFIMGVVPLVISSGAGAEMRHAMGIAVFSGMLGVTVFGLFLTPVFYVLMRSLEKRVTGTQKVHHHV, encoded by the coding sequence ATGTCGCTCTCCAAATTCTTCATCGATCGTCCGATCTTCGCCGGCGTGATCTCGACGGTCATCTTGTTGGCGGGTCTGATCTCGATGGTTTTGCTGCCGATCTCGGAATACCCCGAGGTCGTGCCGCCGTCGGTCATCGTCAAGGCGCAGTTCCCCGGCGCCAATCCCAAGGTCATCGCCCAAACGGTGGCGACGCCGCTTGAAGAGCAGATCAACGGCGTCGAGGACATGCTGTACATGTCGTCGCAGGCGGCGAGCGATGGCACGATGACCCTGACCATCAGCTTCAAGCTGGGCACCGATCCCGATCTGGCGACCCAATTGGTTCAAAACCGGGTCAATCAGGCGCTGACCCGCCTGCCCGAGGTCACCCGGCAATTGGGGGTGACGACGGTCAAAAGCTCGCCCGATCTGACGATGGTGGTCCATCTCACCTCGCCCAACGAACGCTATGACATGCTGTATTTGCGCAATTACGCCCTGCTCAACGTCAAGGACCAATTGGCCAAGATCCAGGGCATCGGCAGCGTGCAGTTGTTCGGCTCGGGCGATTACGCCATGCGCATCTGGCTTGATCCGCAGAAGGTGGCCGAGCGCGGCATGACGGCGACCGAGGTGATCGCCGCCATTCGCCGCCAGAACGTTCAGGTCGCCGCCGGTGTTATCGGCGGGCCGCCCTATGGCACGGGCGTCGCGGTGCAAGTGCCGGTCAATGCCCAGGGCCGGCTGACCGATGCCGATGAGTTTCGCGAGATCATCATCAAACGCGACGGCGGCGTCGTCACCCGCTTGAAGGACGTGGCGCGCATCGATTTGGACGCCGCCCAATACGGCCTGCGCTCGCTGCTTGACAACAAGCCGGCGGTGGCCATTCCGGTCTTCCAGGCGCCGGGCTCCAACGCCATCGAGATTTCCAATCAAGTCCGCGCCACCATGGCCGAACTGAAGAAGAGCTTCCCCGAGGGGCTTGATTACGCCATCGCCTATGATCCCACGGTGTTCGTGCGCGGCTCGATCGAGGCGGTGGTGCATACCCTGCTCGAAGCGGTGGCCCTGGTGGTGATCGTCGTGATCTTGTTCCTCCAGACGTGGCGGGCTTCGATCATCCCGCTGTTGGCGGTGCCGATCTCGATCATCGGCACCTTCGCGGTCATGCATCTGTTCGGCTTTTCGATCAACGCCCTGTCGCTATTCGGCTTGGTTCTGGCCATCGGCATCGTCGTTGACGACGCCATCGTCGTCGTCGAGAACGTCGAACGCAATATCGAGAACGGCCTGTCGCCGCGCGACGCCACCCTCAAGGCGATGCGCGAAGTCACCGGCCCGATCATCGCCATCGCCCTGGTCCTCTGCGCGGTTTTCGTTCCCATCGCCTTCATCAGCGGGCTGACCGGCCAGTTCTACCGGCAATTCGCCCTGACCATCGCCTTTTCCACGGTGATTTCGGCCTTCAACTCGCTGACCCTGTCGCCGGCCCTGGCCGTCACCCTGCTGAGAGGAGAAGGCGCGCCCAAGGACGCCCTGACGCGCGGCATGGACCGGGTGCTCGGCCCCTTCTTCCGCGGCTTCAACCGGGTGTTCCATGCCAGCTCCCATGGCTATGGCCGGGGGGTGGGCGGCATCCTTGGCCGTAAATCCCTGGCCATGCTGGTTTATGTCGGGCTGTTGGGAGCGACCTATCTGGGGTTCGCCCAGGTGCCGCCCGGCTTCGTGCCCAGCCAAGATAAGCAGTATCTGGTCGGCTTTGCCCAATTGCCCGAAGGGGCGACGCTTGATCGCACCGAGAGCGTCATCCGCGCCATGTCCGACATCGCCTTGCGCGACCCCGGCGTGGAAAGCGCCATCGCCTTTCCCGGGTTGTCGATCAACGGCTTCATCAACAGCCCCTCGGCCGGGGTCGTCTTCGTCACCCTCAAACCCTTTGAACAGCGCGAAAGCGCCGAGCTGTCGGGCTTTGCCATCTCCCAGCGCCTGCAGCAGCGCTACGCCGGCGTGAGCGAGGCCTTCATCGCCATCTTCCCGCCGCCGCCGGTGCAGGGCCTGGGCACCATCGGCGGCTTCAAACTGCAAGTCGAGGACCGCACCGATCAGGGCTACGAGGCCCTGGACCAGACGATGAAGGCGGTACTGGCCAAGGCGGCGACCACCCCGGAACTGGCGGGGGTGTTTTCCAGCTACAAGATCGGCACCCCCGAACTTTACGCCGATCTTGACCGCACCAAGGCCGCCCAGCTTGGCGTCGATGTCCAAGAGGTCTTCGATACCATGCAGATCTATCTGGGCTCGCTTTACGTCAACGACTTCAACAAGTTCGGACGAACCTACCAAGTGATCGCCCAGGCCGACGGCGCCTTTCGCTCCAAGCCCGATGATATCTTGAGGTTACAGACGAGGAATTTCGACGGGCGGATGGTGCCCTTGGGCGCCGTCGTCACCCTGTCGGATACCAGCGGTCCCGATAGCGCCATGCGCTACAACGCCTTCCGCTCGGCCGATCTCAACGGCGGTCCGGCGCCGGGCTATTCGACCGGACAGGCGCAAGGGGCGATGACCAAGCTCCTGGCCGAGACCCTGCCCAAGGGCATGGACTTCGAGTGGACGGAACTGACCTACCAGCAGATCCTGGCGGGCAATACGACGATGATGGTCTTCCCGCTGTGCGTTCTGCTGGTCTTCCTGGTGCTGGCGGCGCAATACGAAAGCCTGTTCCTGCCCTTGGCCATCATCCTGATCGTGCCGCTTTGCCTGCTCTCGGCGATCACCGGGGTTTGGCTGACCGGGGGCGACAACAACATGTTCACCCAGATCGGCCTGTTCGTGCTGATCGGGCTGGCCTGCAAGAACGCCATCTTGATCGTCGAATTCGCCCGCGAGCTTGAAATCGACGGCCAGGACACCGTCCCGGCGGCCATCGAGGCGGCGCGGCTGCGCTTGCGGCCGATCCTGATGACCTCGATCGCCTTCATCATGGGCGTCGTGCCGCTGGTGATCTCCTCGGGCGCCGGCGCCGAAATGCGCCACGCCATGGGTATCGCCGTGTTCTCGGGGATGCTGGGCGTCACCGTCTTCGGCCTGTTCCTCACCCCGGTTTTCTATGTGCTGATGCGGAGCCTGGAAAAGCGCGTCACCGGCACACAGAAAGTCCACCATCACGTTTAA